From Brassica oleracea var. oleracea cultivar TO1000 chromosome C3, BOL, whole genome shotgun sequence, a single genomic window includes:
- the LOC106333194 gene encoding uncharacterized protein LOC106333194, which translates to MDPRVPATSVFRWSRSRRKIHIRRRKTQVVRLGEKNNVVSRGGFSLKKMVRRMKLRWLRLHYVRLVKKMKGFYCNLVKEFVDAGGELEAIQTQMAVEAAAFAVPGLGLSFSSLSAHDRARYFLA; encoded by the coding sequence ATGGATCCACGCGTCCCCGCAACCTCCGTGTTCCGGTGGTCCCGGAGTCGCCGGAAGATTCATATCCGCCGTCGTAAGACACAGGTGGTGCGTCTTGGTGAGAAGAACAATGTGGTGTCACGTGGTGGATTCTCGTTGAAGAAGATGGTGAGGAGGATGAAGCTGAGATGGTTGAGACTACACTACGTGAGACTTGTGAAGAAGATGAAAGGGTTTTATTGTAATCTGGTGAAAGAGTTCGTAGACGCAGGAGGAGAGCTCGAAGCGATTCAGACGCAAATGGCGGTTGAAGCTGCTGCGTTCGCGGTTCCGGGTTTAGGTCTCTCCTTCTCCTCTCTGTCAGCTCATGACCGAGCACGATATTTTCTTGCATAG